The following coding sequences are from one Salvia hispanica cultivar TCC Black 2014 chromosome 3, UniMelb_Shisp_WGS_1.0, whole genome shotgun sequence window:
- the LOC125216896 gene encoding ABC transporter G family member 14, translating into MPLCSVAPKPENDGTQLATGLPTRPEGCDTVYPSFPSQPFLQRVSHPITLKFEEVVYKVNLERKGTCYGGTSSAKEKTILNGVTGMVSPGEILAMLGPSGSGKTTLLTALGGRLSGSLSGKITYNGQPFSGSIKRRTGFVAQDDVLYPHLTVFETLFFTALLRLPKSLTKEEIIQHVEHVITELGLTRCRNSMIGGPLFRGISGGEKKRVSIGQEMLINPSLILLDEPTSGLDSTTAQRILNTVKGLASGGRTVITTIHQPSSRLYHMFDKVVLLSEGCPIYYGQASTAMEYFSSIGFSTSITVNPADLLLDLANGIGPDFQHATEHNNCTQQDPTSVRELLISAYDKNISTRLKTELFSSDVSSYSNTKETSIRNVKSQKWCTTWWHQFKILLLRGLRERRFEAFNKLRIFQVLSVAVLGGLLWWRTPSSHIDDRTAMLFFFSVFWGFYPLYNAVFTFPQERRMLIKERSSGMYRLSSYFAARTVGDLPLELALPTAFTFIFYWMGGLSPDPVTFILSLLVVLFSVLVSQGLGLAFGAILMDVKQAATLASVTTMVFLIAGGYYVRHIPPFIAWLKYLSYSYYCYKLLLGIQYNENDYYECAKGVYCRVGDYPPIKAVGFDHLWLDAFIMMLMLVGYRLLAYLALQRVQ; encoded by the exons ATGCCCCTCTGTTCCGTTGCACCAAAACCGGAAAACGATGGCACTCAGCTTGCCACAGGTCTTCCAACCAGGCCGGAAGGTTGTGATACAGTTTATCCATCTTTCCCTTCGCAGCCCTTTCTTCAACGGGTATCACACCCCATCACTCTAAAG TTTGAAGAGGTTGTTTACAAAGTAAACTTGGAAAGAAAAGGCACTTGTTATGGAGGAACATCAAGCGCCAAAGAGAAGACGATACTCAATGGGGTGACAGGCATGGTTTCTCCGGGAGAGATACTGGCCATGCTTGGTCCATCGGGCAGTGGAAAAACCACCCTCCTTACAGCTCTCGGAGGCCGCCTCTCCGGGAGCTTATCAGGAAAGATCACATATAACGGTCAGCCATTTTCAGGTTCTATCAAACGACGAACTGGATTTGTTGCGCAGGATGACGTTCTATATCCTCATCTTACTGTGTTTGAAACTCTTTTCTTCACTGCACTACTAAGACTTCCTAAAAGCTTGACCAAAGAAGAGATAATACAGCATGTGGAGCATGTTATCACAGAACTGGGTTTAACCAGGTGTCGGAACAGTATGATAGGAGGGCCACTGTTCAGAGGAATATCAGGAGGTGAGAAGAAACGGGTGAGCATAGGTCAAGAAATGCTAATCAACCCGAGTCTGATTTTATTAGATGAGCCCACATCAGGTCTTGACTCAACCACTGCTCAACGGATCTTGAACACAGTAAAAGGGCTAGCTAGTGGAGGTCGAACAGTAATAACCACCATTCATCAGCCTTCTAGCCGGCTCTACCATATGTTCGACAAGGTAGTATTGCTCTCCGAAGGCTGCCCAATCTACTACGGCCAAGCATCAACTGCCATGGAATATTTCTCTTCCATTGGCTTCTCAACATCCATCACTGTCAATCCTGCTGATCTTTTGCTCGATCTTGCCAATG GGATTGGACCTGATTTCCAGCATGCTACTGAGCACAATAACTGCACCCAGCAAGACCCTACATCTGTGAGAGAACTTCTCATCTCTGCCTATGACAAGAACATTTCTACAAGGCTAAAAACTGAGCTTTTCAGTTCAGATGTGAGTAGCTACAGTAACACAAAGGAAACCTCCATAA GGAATGTGAAATCACAGAAATGGTGCACAACTTGGTGGCATCAGTTTAAGATATTGCTCTTACGGGGACTGCGGGAGCGAAGGTTTGAAGCCTTCAACAAGTTAAGAATCTTTCAGGTCCTAAGTGTGGCAGTACTTGGCGGGCTCCTATGGTGGCGCACCCCATCATCTCATATAGATGACCGT ACTGCAATGCTGTTCTTTTTCTCAGTGTTCTGGGGCTTCTACCCACTTTACAATGCTGTTTTCACTTTCCCTCAAGAAAGAAGAATGCTAATCAAAGAAAGGTCGTCTGGCATGTACCGGCTATCTTCCTACTTTGCAGCCAGAACAGTGGGAGACCTTCCTCTGGAGCTCGCACTACCAACAGCATTCACGTTTATCTTTTATTGGATGGGTGGCCTAAGCCCGGACCCAGTTACCTTTATCCTCTCTCTGCTGGTTGTCCTTTTCAGTGTCCTTGTTTCTCAAGGCCTTGGCTTGGCATTTGGTGCCATACTAATGGACGTCAAACAAGCAGCAACTTTAGCATCAGTAACAACAATGGTGTTCCTAATCGCTGGAGGATACTATGTTAGACACATCCCACCCTTCATAGCATGGTTAAAATATCTCAGCTACAGCTACTATTGTTACAAACTTCTTCTCGGGATTCAGTACAATGAGAACGACTACTATGAGTGTGCAAAGGGAGTTTACTGCCGAGTTGGAGATTATCCTCCCATAAAAGCAGTAGGTTTCGACCATTTGTGGTTGGATGCCTTTATCATGATGCTGATGCTGGTGGGTTATCGGCTTCTTGCTTACCTAGCTCTACAACGGGTGCAGTGA